Genomic segment of Prochlorococcus marinus CUG1417:
AAGTAGTTTCTCTATCCACAAAGGCAGGTATACCAGTTCCATGTTTATCTAGTACTTTAGATTATTTGAATAGTTATAGAACCAATAGACTTCCTCAGAATCTTGTTCAGGCAATGAGGGACTGTTTCGGTTCTCATACATATGAAAGAATTGATAGGGAAGGTAGTTTTCATACTGAATGGATGAAATGATTGAAAAGGTCAAAAATGGATACACCTTAAATATATACAAAGACAAGTTAGAACTATCAACAGCGGTTTTTAATTTTATTCAAAGCCACATTATTCATACCTTAAAAAAGAAAGACAGATTCAAATTTTGTGTAAGTGGAGGTTCAACTCCTAAATCTGTGTATCATCTCTTATCTAATAATGATCTTAGATGGGATATGGTTGATGTCTTTTTAGGAGATGAAAGATGTGTTGATCCAAATTCAGAATTAAGTAACTCGTTAATGTTGAGAAATTCTTTGTTAACTAATTTTGGATCTAAAGCTTATTTTTATGAAATTTTCAATGATCTAAACGCTGATGATGAAACTACCAAAAATCAATTTATTTCTAAATTATTTGAAAAATGCGGATCAAACCCGCCCTCATTTGATTTGACTTTGTTAGGTCTTGGAGACGATGGTCATACAGCTTCATTATTTCCTTATCAAAAAAATAACAATGTAGATGATTTTGTGATTTTTAATGAAGGCAAAGGATTAAAAAGAATTTCATTAACGCCAAAGGTTCTTTCAGCCTCATCAAAGATAGTATTTTTGGTTAGTGGAGCTAATAAAAGAATTGCTCTTGAGAGGTTGTTAGATGAGAAAGAGCCGCCAGATAGAACACCATCAAAATTAATAAAATCTATTAATCAAATTTCAATATTTTGCGATCAGGATTCAGCAAAAGAATTAGAAATTTAGTTAAAGTCTATTAATAATTTAAATTATTTAATGAGTAAGAAAAAATTTTTATTCCAGAAAAAGGAGTTCGATGGTTGGAAAACATTAAATGATACTGTTATGGGCGGATCAAGTTCAGCTTTTTGTGAAATTTCAAATTCTGGTTTGTTATTAAAGGGTAATATTGTCGAGAAAGCTGGAGGATTTGTTAGTTGTAGATCGCCTATTTATAAACCCTCTTTAAATGTATCTGAATATTCATCCTTCGAATTAAATATTGATGGACAAGGAAGAACTTTTAAATTTGCTGTTGCTTGTGAAGATGATCTTCTTGGACTAACCGAATTTATTCCTGGTGGTCTTAGATGGATTAAATCATTCCCAACAAAAAAATTCGGAACGACAAATGTTCAAATTCCGTTTAGTGAGCTAAAACCTTCAGTAAGAGCTAATAAGGTACGGTTCCCATTTAAATTCAAGCCTTCTAAAATTAGAAGACTGCAACTACTACACTCTAAGTTTGGTGATGATGGATTACTTAATAATGAGTTTAAACAGGGTTCCATAAAAGTTTTAATTAAATCAATAAGTGTTATTTGAAAATCCATCTAAAAATATAGAGAGCTTAATCGCTAAGTCAGCAGATTTAACAAATAAACCTTTTGTGCATTCTGTCGTAAAAATAAATGGTGAATACGAAATCGAAGAAGGAGATATTGATTTGACGGTTAATATCTTATGTCGAGATAAAGAAGGTAAAAGATTAGAAATTTACGATCTTGAATTAGAACTTTTTAAATCAAATAAAGAGTTAGTTTTAGTTATTTCTAAGCTTAATTTTCCTGATGAACCAATATTGTGGTGTGGAGTTAAAACATTGTGGATGAATAGCAATAATGGAAAAAAATGCAACTCACCAAAATACAGCGCTAGATTGGAAAACCTAGCAAATAGGATAAAAAGCTTTATTGATTAAGAAAATAAATTTTGAGCTGATCTATAAATCAGTAACTGCCCCTAAACTTGATGTGCTTACGATTTTCGAATATTTTGAAAGTATCCCTCTCTTGTATTTTGGTTCAGGCTTTACCCAATCCTTTTTTCTTTTTTCTAATTCTTCGTCAGATAAATCAACTTCAATAAGTTGCTTTACAGCATCTACTGTAATTAAATCACCTTGTTTTATTAGAGCAATATTTCCGCCAACAGCAGCCTCTGGGGCTATATGACCCACAACTAAACCATAAGTACCTCCGCTAAATCTGCCATCGGTAATTAAGGCTACCTTCTCTCCGAGCCCTTGACCAACAATTGCAGATGTTGGAGCTAACATCTCTCTCATGCCTGGTCCTCCTACAGGTCCTTCGTTTCTAATAACAACAACATCACCAGCTTTGATATCATTATTCAATATCGATTTTAAACAATCCTCTTCACTTTCAAAGATCCTTGCTGGACCTGTTAATACAGGGTTTTTTACTCCGCTAATTTTAGCTACGGAACCTTCGCTCGCTAAGTTACCTTTTAATATCGCTAGGTGCCCCTTTTGATAAAGAGGATTATCTATGTCTCTTATGACTTTTTGATTTGTTGGAGGCTTATCTGGAATATTCTGTAAGTATTCTGAGATAGTTTTCCCTTCAATATTTTTGCAATCGCCATGAATTAATCCTGCATTCAAAAGTATTTTCATTACTTGTGGAATCCCACCTGCATTATGAAGATCCACCGTAACATATTTACCACTCGGTTTAAGGTCACAAATAACGGGTACTTTTTGTCTGATTCTCTCAAAATCATTAATGTTGATATCTATTCCTGCAGTATTTGCAATTGCTAAGATGTGCAATACCGCATTTGTTGAACCCCCAATTGCCATAATGACTGAAATTGCATTCTCAAATGCTTTCTTCGTCATTAGGTCTAGAGGTCTTATATCTTTTTCTATCGCAGAGACTAATATCTCAGCACTTTTATCTGCACTTAGTTCTTTTTCAAGATCTTCAGCAGCCATAGTGGAACTGTGAGGAAGACTTAACCCTAACACTTCAATAACAGCAGACATTGTATTAGCTGTAAACATCCCTCCACAACTACCAGCACCGGGAATACAATTTTTCTCAACTTGGATTAGCCTTTCTTCATTGATTTTGCCTGATGTTAATTGTCCAACAGCTTCAAATGCACTAACAACAGTAAGATCTTCTCCATTTAACTTTCCAGGTTTTATTGTCCCTCCATAAATGAAAATTGAGGGAATATTCATTCTTGCAATCGCTATCATGGCACCAGGCATATTTTTGTCACATCCTCCTATAGCAAGCACTCCATCCATACTCTGAGCATTGCATGCTGTTTCAATTGAATCGGCAATAACTTCTCTTGAAACTAGAGAATATTTCATGCCCTCTGTTCCCATAGAAATGCCATCACTTACTGTTATAGTTCCAAACATTTGAGGCATCCCACCTGATCTTTTTATTGACTCTTCAGCTTTGAGAGCAAGCTTATTTAAACCTATATTGCATGGTGTTATGGTGCTGTATCCATTCGCAACTCCAATAATAGGTTTATTAAAATCTTCATCATTAAATCCAACAGCTCTTAACATCGATCTGTTAGGGGATCTTTGCACACCTTGGGTTATTGCAGATGATCTGAGTTTATTCATATTATTTGAGAACCTTTTTTATTCTATTGTCCCAACTCTTCAAGTTGCTTCCTTACATCAGCAATTGCAGAATTTAGTTGCTCAACTTTCTTCTCCAAATTCTCTCCTTCAACTTCATTTATATTTTCATTTGAATCAATCGCTTCAGAACCGTCTTGAATTCTGGAGGAATACATCATTGCTTTTTGTTTTTTTTCCTCC
This window contains:
- the ilvD gene encoding dihydroxy-acid dehydratase, translated to MNKLRSSAITQGVQRSPNRSMLRAVGFNDEDFNKPIIGVANGYSTITPCNIGLNKLALKAEESIKRSGGMPQMFGTITVSDGISMGTEGMKYSLVSREVIADSIETACNAQSMDGVLAIGGCDKNMPGAMIAIARMNIPSIFIYGGTIKPGKLNGEDLTVVSAFEAVGQLTSGKINEERLIQVEKNCIPGAGSCGGMFTANTMSAVIEVLGLSLPHSSTMAAEDLEKELSADKSAEILVSAIEKDIRPLDLMTKKAFENAISVIMAIGGSTNAVLHILAIANTAGIDININDFERIRQKVPVICDLKPSGKYVTVDLHNAGGIPQVMKILLNAGLIHGDCKNIEGKTISEYLQNIPDKPPTNQKVIRDIDNPLYQKGHLAILKGNLASEGSVAKISGVKNPVLTGPARIFESEEDCLKSILNNDIKAGDVVVIRNEGPVGGPGMREMLAPTSAIVGQGLGEKVALITDGRFSGGTYGLVVGHIAPEAAVGGNIALIKQGDLITVDAVKQLIEVDLSDEELEKRKKDWVKPEPKYKRGILSKYSKIVSTSSLGAVTDL
- a CDS encoding CIA30 family protein — protein: MSKKKFLFQKKEFDGWKTLNDTVMGGSSSAFCEISNSGLLLKGNIVEKAGGFVSCRSPIYKPSLNVSEYSSFELNIDGQGRTFKFAVACEDDLLGLTEFIPGGLRWIKSFPTKKFGTTNVQIPFSELKPSVRANKVRFPFKFKPSKIRRLQLLHSKFGDDGLLNNEFKQGSIKVLIKSISVI
- the pgl gene encoding 6-phosphogluconolactonase, whose product is MDEMIEKVKNGYTLNIYKDKLELSTAVFNFIQSHIIHTLKKKDRFKFCVSGGSTPKSVYHLLSNNDLRWDMVDVFLGDERCVDPNSELSNSLMLRNSLLTNFGSKAYFYEIFNDLNADDETTKNQFISKLFEKCGSNPPSFDLTLLGLGDDGHTASLFPYQKNNNVDDFVIFNEGKGLKRISLTPKVLSASSKIVFLVSGANKRIALERLLDEKEPPDRTPSKLIKSINQISIFCDQDSAKELEI
- a CDS encoding coat-like protein is translated as MLFENPSKNIESLIAKSADLTNKPFVHSVVKINGEYEIEEGDIDLTVNILCRDKEGKRLEIYDLELELFKSNKELVLVISKLNFPDEPILWCGVKTLWMNSNNGKKCNSPKYSARLENLANRIKSFID